A region from the Natronoarchaeum mannanilyticum genome encodes:
- a CDS encoding DNA polymerase II large subunit, whose translation MREEDERYFERLENPLEEAFEVAREAKRRGGDPKPEVEIPTARDMADRVENILGIDGVAERVRELEGEMSREEAALELVTDFVDGEVGDYESRAGKVEGAVRTAVALLTEGVVAAPIEGIDRVEINENDDGTEFVAVYYAGPIRSAGGTAQALSVLVADYARSLLDVDRFKPRDDEVERYAEEVGLYDKETGLQYSPKDKETKFITENCPIMLDGEATGDEEVSGFRDLERIDTNSARGGMCLVLAEGIALKAPKIKRYTAQLDEVEWPWLTDLMEGTIGKDGEDAEDDEADADDAEDAAAEGDDADGADGDAEDADPDGPPRVDPSEKFLRDLIAGRPVFSHPSEEGGFRLRYGRARNHGFATAGVHPATMHLVDDFLATGTQIKTELPGKAAGVIPVDSIEGPTVRLANGEVRRIDDPETALELRNGVEKILDLGEYLVNYGEFVENNHPLAPASYTVEWWIQEFAESGADVQAMQDSVGVDLSDPDPEEALAWAREYDAPLHPDYTYLWHDVDAEQFEALADAVAAGTVDPEPIDHPTAGGRTGDHLALERDEDVQDAIESLIVPHTQTDGRLRIPVWRPLALTLGFEIDEGVDAGAGGGEAAPKTDGGVVAADAPTLERTWDELSPDARSWPNAMEAVREVAPFDVRERAPTRVGNRMGRPEKSEERELSPAVHTLFPIGEAGGSQRDVAAAGKHADTMEDTPGMIEVEVADRECVDCGAETFKAACPDCDGQTEPVYRCPDCETRLEPDESGRVHCDRCEVEGTCVEDRVIDVNAEFRDAMKTVGERENAFDMLKGVKGLSSATKTPEPIEKGILRAKHDVSSFKDGTVRYDMTDLPVTSVRPEELDVTADQFRQLGYDEDIHGDPLQHDDQLVELKVQDVVLSDGAAEHMLKTADFVDDLLEQYYGLDRYYEVDERDDLVGKLVFGMAPHTSAAVVGRVVGFTSAAVGYAHPFFHASKRRNCFHPETKVWYEDEGGQWHYEEIRTLVEERLNDPEEDDFGTLVQNLDGEVYVPSIDEDGTLKRKRVEAVSKHEAPEHLVKIETRSGREITVTPDHDVHVFDGDGIASERASELSKGDSVVKPQHLDSIDPSETGRVFDLLAQGIAIDEIELDRLMVHGLDKDRVYDLFENAFADQWDGQFYPLYSTAEHLGINKKTLSNYLYRESIPISILTECFESPAELLAWVPADVELGMKRDSTTIDRRIELNDQVATLIGYYTAEGFARTQKTPKGTIHQTTICGVESEAREFFKSVLRKEFGVEPYEENHAKITASGRLLRMFFDTVLDASASADTKRVPQCIFDAPDETVAAYLRGYFSGDGTVDSNALVVSATTVSRNLKEGIIALLSRLGITARVDKTDPVPLCEKFPEHYEIDDPEMSTPGYVVNITSDDAVAYADKVGFHLSRKSKLLKSQVDSVNTSARRVFDGGDGDYLVESVTSVDIVKADVDSTYCLTVEDTHSLIANDLSEKQCDGDEDCVMLLLDGLLNFSKSYLPDQRGGRMDAPLVMSSRIDPSEIDDEAHNMDVVDRYPLEFYEATRELADPGEVDVEIAEDTLGTDLEYTGFRHTHDTSDIALGPDLSAYKTLGSMMDKMDAQLEISRKLRAVDETDVAERVIEYHFLPDLIGNLRAFSRQETRCLDCGEKYRRMPLTGDCRECGGRVNLTVHQGSVNKYMDTAIRVAEEFGARDYTKQRLEVLEKSLESIFENDKNKQTGIADFM comes from the coding sequence ATGCGCGAGGAAGACGAACGGTACTTCGAACGACTCGAAAATCCTCTCGAAGAGGCCTTCGAGGTCGCCCGCGAGGCCAAGCGCCGCGGCGGCGACCCGAAGCCCGAGGTCGAAATCCCCACCGCGCGGGACATGGCCGACCGGGTCGAGAACATCCTCGGGATCGACGGCGTCGCCGAGCGCGTCCGCGAGCTCGAGGGCGAGATGAGCCGCGAGGAGGCCGCGCTGGAGCTGGTGACCGACTTCGTCGACGGGGAGGTCGGCGACTACGAGAGCCGCGCGGGGAAAGTCGAGGGCGCGGTCCGAACCGCGGTCGCGCTGCTGACCGAGGGCGTCGTCGCGGCGCCGATCGAGGGGATCGACCGCGTCGAGATCAACGAGAACGACGACGGCACCGAGTTCGTCGCCGTCTACTACGCCGGGCCGATCCGCTCGGCGGGCGGGACGGCGCAGGCGCTCTCCGTGCTCGTCGCCGACTACGCCCGGTCGCTGCTGGACGTCGATCGGTTCAAGCCCCGCGACGACGAGGTAGAGCGCTACGCCGAGGAAGTGGGCCTCTACGACAAGGAGACCGGGCTGCAGTACTCGCCGAAGGACAAGGAGACGAAGTTCATCACCGAGAACTGCCCGATCATGCTCGACGGGGAGGCCACCGGCGACGAGGAGGTCTCGGGCTTCCGCGACCTGGAGCGGATCGACACCAACAGCGCCCGCGGCGGGATGTGTCTCGTGCTCGCGGAGGGGATCGCGCTCAAGGCGCCGAAGATCAAGCGCTACACGGCACAGTTAGACGAGGTCGAGTGGCCCTGGCTCACCGACCTGATGGAAGGCACCATCGGGAAAGACGGCGAGGACGCCGAGGACGACGAAGCGGACGCGGACGACGCCGAAGACGCCGCTGCGGAGGGCGACGACGCCGACGGCGCGGACGGCGACGCGGAGGACGCCGACCCCGACGGTCCGCCCCGCGTCGATCCGAGCGAGAAGTTCCTGCGGGACCTGATCGCCGGGCGCCCCGTCTTCTCCCACCCCAGCGAGGAGGGCGGATTCCGCCTGCGCTACGGCCGCGCACGCAACCACGGGTTCGCGACCGCGGGCGTCCACCCCGCGACGATGCACCTGGTCGACGACTTCCTCGCGACCGGGACGCAGATCAAGACCGAGCTGCCCGGGAAGGCCGCCGGCGTCATCCCGGTCGACTCGATCGAGGGGCCGACCGTCCGGTTGGCCAACGGCGAGGTCCGGCGGATCGACGACCCCGAGACCGCCCTGGAGCTTCGCAACGGCGTCGAGAAGATCCTCGACCTGGGCGAGTACCTCGTCAACTACGGCGAGTTCGTCGAGAACAACCACCCGCTCGCCCCGGCGTCCTACACCGTCGAATGGTGGATCCAGGAGTTCGCCGAGTCCGGCGCCGACGTGCAGGCGATGCAGGACTCGGTTGGCGTCGATCTCTCGGACCCCGACCCCGAAGAAGCGCTCGCGTGGGCCCGCGAGTACGACGCGCCGCTGCACCCCGACTACACCTATCTCTGGCACGACGTCGACGCCGAGCAGTTCGAGGCGCTGGCCGACGCCGTCGCGGCGGGTACCGTCGATCCAGAGCCGATCGACCACCCCACCGCCGGCGGCCGGACCGGCGACCACCTCGCGCTCGAGCGCGACGAGGACGTTCAGGACGCGATCGAGTCGCTGATCGTCCCCCACACCCAGACCGACGGACGCCTGCGAATCCCGGTCTGGCGGCCGCTCGCGCTGACGCTCGGCTTCGAGATCGACGAGGGGGTCGATGCCGGAGCGGGGGGCGGCGAGGCGGCGCCGAAAACGGACGGCGGCGTCGTGGCCGCCGACGCCCCGACGCTCGAACGCACCTGGGACGAGCTCTCGCCCGACGCCCGGTCGTGGCCCAACGCGATGGAGGCCGTCCGCGAGGTCGCGCCGTTCGACGTCCGGGAGCGGGCGCCGACCCGCGTCGGCAACCGGATGGGTAGGCCCGAAAAATCCGAGGAGCGAGAGCTCAGCCCCGCGGTCCACACGCTGTTCCCGATCGGCGAGGCCGGCGGCAGCCAGCGCGACGTCGCCGCCGCCGGGAAGCACGCCGACACGATGGAGGATACGCCCGGCATGATCGAGGTCGAGGTCGCCGACCGCGAGTGCGTCGACTGCGGCGCCGAGACGTTCAAGGCGGCCTGTCCCGACTGCGACGGGCAGACCGAGCCGGTGTACCGGTGTCCGGACTGCGAGACCAGACTGGAGCCCGACGAGTCCGGTCGCGTCCACTGCGACCGTTGCGAGGTCGAGGGCACCTGCGTCGAGGACCGCGTGATCGACGTCAACGCGGAGTTCCGCGACGCGATGAAGACTGTCGGCGAGCGCGAGAACGCCTTCGACATGCTCAAAGGCGTCAAGGGGCTCTCCTCGGCGACCAAGACGCCCGAGCCGATCGAGAAGGGAATCCTTCGGGCGAAACACGACGTCTCGTCGTTCAAGGACGGCACCGTCCGCTACGACATGACGGACCTGCCGGTCACGTCGGTCCGCCCCGAGGAACTCGACGTCACGGCCGACCAGTTCCGCCAGCTGGGCTACGACGAGGACATCCACGGCGACCCGCTCCAGCACGACGACCAGCTCGTCGAGCTGAAAGTCCAGGACGTCGTGCTCTCGGACGGCGCCGCCGAGCACATGCTCAAGACCGCCGACTTCGTCGACGACCTCCTGGAGCAGTACTACGGACTCGACCGGTACTACGAGGTCGACGAGCGCGACGATCTGGTGGGGAAGCTGGTGTTCGGGATGGCGCCGCACACGAGCGCGGCTGTCGTAGGGAGGGTCGTAGGATTCACGAGCGCGGCAGTCGGCTACGCTCATCCGTTCTTCCACGCTTCGAAACGTCGAAACTGCTTCCATCCGGAGACGAAAGTCTGGTACGAGGACGAAGGCGGACAGTGGCATTACGAGGAGATCCGAACGCTCGTAGAGGAGCGACTGAACGATCCTGAAGAGGATGACTTCGGCACGCTCGTACAGAATCTCGACGGCGAGGTCTACGTGCCGTCGATTGACGAAGACGGGACGTTGAAACGCAAGCGCGTCGAGGCAGTATCGAAGCACGAGGCGCCGGAACATCTCGTAAAGATCGAGACCCGAAGCGGACGGGAAATAACGGTAACGCCCGATCACGACGTGCACGTCTTCGACGGAGACGGGATCGCGTCCGAGCGGGCCTCGGAGCTATCAAAGGGCGATTCAGTCGTCAAACCGCAGCATCTCGACTCGATAGATCCGTCGGAGACGGGACGAGTGTTCGACCTCCTCGCGCAAGGCATCGCGATCGACGAGATCGAACTGGATCGCCTCATGGTCCACGGTCTCGACAAAGACCGAGTGTACGACCTCTTCGAGAATGCGTTCGCTGACCAGTGGGACGGGCAGTTCTACCCGCTCTACTCGACCGCCGAACATCTGGGAATCAACAAAAAGACGCTCAGTAACTACCTGTACCGAGAGAGCATTCCTATTAGCATTCTGACCGAGTGTTTCGAGTCTCCCGCAGAACTGCTCGCGTGGGTCCCCGCAGACGTCGAACTCGGGATGAAACGCGATTCGACGACCATCGATCGGCGGATCGAGTTGAACGATCAAGTCGCAACGCTGATTGGATACTACACTGCCGAGGGATTCGCTCGCACCCAGAAAACGCCAAAAGGCACGATCCACCAGACGACGATCTGCGGCGTTGAGTCGGAGGCCAGAGAGTTTTTCAAGAGCGTACTTAGAAAAGAGTTCGGCGTCGAACCATATGAAGAGAACCATGCGAAGATAACCGCATCAGGCAGACTTCTGCGGATGTTCTTCGACACGGTGCTCGACGCTAGTGCGTCTGCGGACACGAAACGGGTGCCGCAGTGTATCTTCGATGCTCCTGACGAGACCGTCGCAGCGTACCTCCGCGGGTACTTCAGCGGCGACGGGACGGTCGACTCAAACGCCTTAGTGGTCTCCGCGACAACGGTTAGCAGGAATCTCAAGGAAGGCATCATCGCGTTGCTGAGTCGACTCGGAATCACTGCTCGCGTCGACAAAACGGACCCAGTACCTCTCTGCGAGAAGTTTCCCGAACACTACGAGATAGACGATCCGGAGATGTCTACGCCAGGATACGTAGTGAACATCACCTCTGACGACGCGGTCGCATACGCAGACAAGGTCGGTTTTCATCTTTCGAGGAAATCCAAGCTGTTGAAATCACAGGTTGACAGCGTCAACACCTCCGCCAGACGCGTCTTCGATGGCGGCGATGGTGATTATCTCGTCGAGTCAGTAACGTCCGTCGACATCGTCAAGGCGGACGTCGACTCGACATACTGCCTGACCGTGGAAGATACGCATTCGCTCATCGCGAACGACTTATCAGAAAAGCAGTGCGACGGCGACGAGGACTGCGTGATGCTCCTGCTCGACGGCCTGCTGAACTTCAGCAAGAGCTACCTGCCGGACCAGCGCGGCGGCCGGATGGACGCCCCGCTGGTGATGTCCTCGCGGATCGACCCCTCCGAGATCGACGACGAGGCCCACAACATGGACGTCGTCGACCGGTACCCCCTGGAGTTCTACGAGGCGACCCGCGAGCTGGCAGATCCGGGCGAGGTCGACGTCGAGATCGCCGAGGACACCCTCGGGACCGACCTGGAGTACACCGGCTTCCGACACACCCACGACACGAGCGACATCGCGCTGGGGCCTGACCTCTCGGCGTACAAGACGCTCGGGTCGATGATGGACAAGATGGACGCCCAGCTCGAGATCTCCCGGAAGCTCCGGGCGGTCGACGAGACCGACGTCGCCGAGCGCGTCATCGAGTACCACTTCCTGCCGGACCTGATCGGCAACCTTCGCGCCTTTTCGCGCCAGGAGACGCGCTGTCTCGACTGCGGCGAGAAGTACCGCCGGATGCCGTTGACCGGCGACTGCCGGGAGTGCGGCGGTCGGGTGAACCTCACCGTCCACCAGGGGTCGGTCAACAAGTACATGGACACCGCGATCCGGGTCGCCGAGGAGTTCGGCGCCCGGGACTACACGAAACAGCGCCTGGAGGTGCTCGAAAAGTCCCTGGAGAGCATCTTCGAGAACGACAAGAACAAGCAGACAGGTATTGCGGACTTCATGTAG
- a CDS encoding PPC domain-containing DNA-binding protein — protein MNYREVTTTGEYLARLETGADWRAEIEALAADVDADAAWFAAMGAVQDAELWFYDQDSCEYQSMTFDEPLEVASCVGNVSLLDGDRFAHTHAVLSRPSGQALAGHLDSATVWAGEVHLRAFEGELEREYDDTTELDLWL, from the coding sequence ATGAACTATCGGGAGGTCACGACCACGGGCGAGTATCTCGCCCGCCTCGAGACGGGCGCCGACTGGCGCGCGGAGATCGAGGCGCTCGCCGCCGACGTCGACGCCGACGCCGCGTGGTTCGCCGCGATGGGCGCCGTGCAGGACGCCGAGCTCTGGTTCTACGATCAGGACAGTTGCGAGTACCAGTCGATGACCTTCGACGAGCCGCTGGAGGTCGCGAGCTGCGTCGGGAACGTCTCGCTGCTGGATGGCGACCGGTTCGCCCACACTCACGCCGTCCTCTCGCGGCCGAGCGGGCAGGCGCTCGCGGGCCACCTCGATTCGGCGACGGTGTGGGCCGGCGAGGTCCACCTGCGCGCGTTCGAGGGCGAACTGGAGCGAGAGTACGACGACACCACCGAACTGGACCTCTGGTTGTAG